From one uncultured Paludibacter sp. genomic stretch:
- a CDS encoding putative Subtilisin (Evidence 3 : Putative function from multiple computational evidences; Product type e : enzyme) — MKRIILMTFITIVNSFMIFGQNDYYWYKNQKIFVEKLVTKHFIVLDNSLDSTSLKVSLPTSTKIKKWSITKNDAGILPYKNNPISETKWAIIEDNSNVSSKANLMNNKSVKYETSFYLTSKKVEVGLSNLFYVKLKDTNDINLLEKMALENGATIVGNNKFMPLWYTLSCSNSSKGNALQMANLFYETQKFSAAEPNFMNKFDINCVNDTYFSQQWNLNNTGQNGGTIGIDIHFCQARQITTGNSNIIVAVIDQGVELNHPDLVNNIYSSSYDCQTGTSPSVVRGSHGTACAGIIGAVSNNNLGVSGIASSCRLMSISNDLWLRPNVEQELANGFNWARQNGASVISNSWGHNSLASTFLDDAITNALTLGRNGLGCVVVFATGNNDGSVIYPANSNPDILAVGAMSPCAQRKNPSSCDGEYWWGSDYGPELDIVAPGVLIPTTDRQGSNGYNTSTGTAGDYYMTFNGTSSATPHVAAVAALILSRNPNLTQRQVADIIESTAQKVGSYTYQTTTGRTNGTWNNDMGYGLLDAYAAVQAATPAVCNPPILQNVTRSGTTVTYYWDNNNTNNTTIGLQYSIDGGTTWVSNHGGATSPRSWSNVPDVRPIKFRVLGYAPGCSETTSNVIEHPCIAPTLQNIVRSGTTTTFYWSNNITQYFTIGLQYSTDGGTTWVSNHGSATSPRSWSNVPDVSYIKYRVLGYSYGCSGVASNILIYSCNPPVLQNVERNGTTVTYYWDNNYANNTTIGLQYSIDGGTTWVSNHGGATSPRSWSGVPAVYPIKYRVLGYSSSCSGTQSNILTFTASGMGGVKRDPNLPQEASQLKEEYNLIYNSATGVLKVNYPQNVKILKLYNVLGRIIMQQETNNTLENEFNINNLPAGIYIVTFDKSCSRKFVK; from the coding sequence ATGAAAAGAATTATTTTAATGACGTTTATAACTATTGTTAATAGTTTTATGATTTTTGGTCAAAATGATTATTACTGGTACAAAAATCAGAAGATTTTTGTTGAAAAATTAGTTACCAAGCACTTCATTGTATTGGATAACTCATTAGATAGCACTTCTTTGAAAGTATCGTTGCCGACTTCTACAAAGATAAAGAAGTGGAGTATTACAAAGAACGATGCTGGCATCCTACCTTATAAAAACAATCCGATTTCCGAAACAAAATGGGCAATAATCGAAGACAATTCGAATGTTAGTTCAAAAGCCAATCTGATGAATAATAAAAGTGTTAAATATGAGACATCTTTTTATTTAACTTCCAAAAAAGTTGAGGTTGGATTGTCAAATCTATTCTATGTTAAACTTAAAGATACAAATGACATCAATTTGTTAGAAAAAATGGCACTTGAAAACGGTGCAACTATTGTAGGAAATAACAAATTTATGCCTCTATGGTACACTTTATCTTGTTCAAATTCATCAAAAGGTAATGCTTTGCAAATGGCAAATTTATTTTATGAAACGCAGAAATTTTCAGCAGCAGAACCAAATTTTATGAATAAGTTTGACATTAACTGTGTAAATGATACCTATTTTAGTCAACAATGGAATTTAAATAATACAGGTCAAAACGGAGGAACAATAGGTATAGACATCCATTTTTGTCAAGCGAGGCAAATTACTACCGGTAACTCAAATATTATTGTAGCTGTAATAGATCAAGGTGTAGAATTAAATCATCCGGATTTAGTTAACAATATTTATTCTTCCAGTTATGATTGCCAAACCGGTACATCTCCTAGTGTAGTACGAGGTAGTCATGGAACTGCTTGCGCCGGAATTATTGGAGCGGTTTCAAATAATAATCTTGGAGTGTCAGGCATAGCGTCTAGTTGTAGGTTAATGTCAATAAGTAATGACTTATGGTTAAGACCTAATGTGGAACAAGAACTCGCAAATGGATTTAATTGGGCTCGGCAAAATGGAGCATCTGTGATTAGTAATTCTTGGGGACATAATTCTTTGGCGAGTACTTTTCTAGATGATGCCATTACGAATGCTTTGACATTAGGAAGAAATGGACTTGGTTGTGTGGTTGTATTTGCAACAGGAAATAATGATGGTTCAGTTATTTATCCTGCGAATTCAAATCCCGATATATTAGCTGTGGGAGCAATGAGTCCTTGTGCACAAAGAAAAAACCCTAGTAGTTGTGATGGTGAATATTGGTGGGGTAGTGATTATGGACCCGAATTAGATATTGTAGCTCCAGGTGTACTCATACCAACAACCGACAGACAAGGCTCAAATGGTTATAATACCTCTACCGGTACGGCAGGAGATTATTATATGACGTTTAACGGAACTTCGTCTGCAACTCCACATGTAGCAGCTGTAGCTGCTTTAATATTGTCTAGAAATCCGAACCTTACACAAAGACAAGTTGCCGACATTATTGAATCAACCGCTCAAAAGGTTGGTAGTTATACATACCAAACAACCACTGGACGTACAAATGGTACATGGAATAATGATATGGGATATGGATTATTAGATGCTTATGCAGCTGTGCAAGCAGCTACGCCAGCGGTATGTAATCCTCCTATCTTGCAGAATGTAACACGTAGTGGAACTACTGTGACTTATTACTGGGATAATAATAATACAAATAATACAACCATCGGATTACAGTATTCTATAGATGGTGGAACAACGTGGGTATCAAATCATGGAGGAGCAACTTCTCCTCGTAGCTGGTCAAATGTTCCGGATGTAAGACCTATAAAGTTCAGAGTATTGGGTTATGCTCCCGGTTGTTCCGAAACAACTTCAAATGTGATAGAGCATCCTTGCATAGCTCCGACGTTACAAAATATCGTCAGAAGTGGTACAACAACAACATTTTACTGGAGTAATAACATAACACAGTATTTTACGATAGGTCTTCAATATTCAACAGATGGTGGAACGACATGGGTATCAAATCATGGAAGTGCTACTTCTCCTCGTAGCTGGTCAAATGTACCTGATGTGTCTTACATAAAATACAGGGTATTGGGTTATTCTTATGGCTGTTCTGGTGTAGCATCTAACATATTAATTTATTCCTGTAATCCTCCTGTTTTACAAAATGTGGAGCGTAATGGAACCACTGTAACGTATTATTGGGATAACAATTATGCAAATAATACAACCATTGGATTACAGTATTCTATAGATGGTGGAACAACTTGGGTATCAAATCATGGAGGTGCCACTTCTCCTCGTAGCTGGTCCGGTGTTCCCGCTGTTTATCCAATAAAATATCGTGTGCTTGGTTATTCTTCAAGTTGTTCAGGAACACAATCTAATATACTTACTTTTACCGCAAGTGGTATGGGAGGGGTAAAAAGAGATCCTAATTTGCCACAAGAGGCAAGTCAACTAAAAGAAGAATATAATTTAATATATAATTCAGCAACAGGTGTTCTTAAAGTAAATTATCCGCAAAATGTAAAAATATTAAAATTGTATAATGTTTTAG
- a CDS encoding conserved exported hypothetical protein (Evidence 4 : Unknown function but conserved in other organisms) gives MKKTILYLFSLVLVSIGFFACEDPYANQTVADPTILEQSAIQDANFVASIKTTPLTITESNMGQTLDFISMTSVPALVDTAATVEYSIILSDTQDFVTYKSVDATTNENELIVDYTQLNDTLNALNNSTVEHDAYAKVLAYIVNGGTKALYTTSVLPFKVTTMPLTKPYYEITPKPYYIVGSMGGWSNSVDVIGSAIIPLSVVSGSKYYSDGTGEYSYTGYFKASDEFLLAKEPGSWAKWANNGGKGINNPAPEGSDNFQVPSDGYYTITLDTHKNTCSIVAATAPTNTYSTIGMIGGFNGWGSDVAMTANTSTMSHVWYSTITFDAEIQYKFRANGGWDINWGAGSSDGDPLYQFVGIGTNGGHNILGTAGTYIVVFNDIDGCYYVVQK, from the coding sequence ATGAAAAAAACAATTTTATATCTGTTTTCACTTGTGCTTGTCAGCATTGGTTTTTTTGCTTGCGAGGATCCTTATGCAAATCAGACCGTGGCAGATCCTACCATTTTAGAACAATCTGCTATTCAAGACGCGAATTTTGTAGCAAGTATAAAGACAACTCCGCTTACTATTACAGAAAGCAATATGGGACAGACATTAGATTTTATTTCTATGACTTCTGTACCTGCTTTGGTTGATACAGCGGCAACGGTTGAATATAGCATAATTTTGTCTGACACTCAAGACTTTGTTACTTACAAATCTGTAGATGCTACGACTAATGAAAATGAATTGATAGTGGATTACACTCAATTGAACGATACGTTGAATGCGCTTAATAATTCAACGGTAGAACATGATGCTTATGCTAAAGTATTAGCTTATATTGTAAATGGTGGTACAAAAGCATTATATACCACAAGTGTTTTACCATTTAAGGTTACTACTATGCCTTTGACAAAACCATATTATGAAATCACTCCAAAACCTTATTATATTGTAGGAAGTATGGGTGGTTGGTCTAATTCCGTAGATGTTATTGGTAGTGCAATTATTCCTTTAAGTGTTGTTTCAGGAAGTAAGTATTATAGCGATGGTACAGGTGAATATAGCTACACTGGTTATTTCAAAGCATCTGATGAATTCTTGTTAGCTAAAGAACCCGGTTCTTGGGCTAAATGGGCAAATAATGGTGGTAAAGGCATAAATAATCCAGCACCAGAAGGAAGTGATAATTTCCAAGTTCCTTCTGATGGTTATTATACTATTACATTGGATACACACAAAAATACTTGCTCAATTGTTGCTGCCACTGCACCTACTAACACATATAGCACTATTGGTATGATTGGAGGATTTAACGGATGGGGAAGCGATGTTGCTATGACAGCCAATACAAGTACAATGAGTCATGTTTGGTATTCAACCATAACATTTGATGCTGAAATACAATATAAGTTTAGAGCCAACGGTGGCTGGGATATCAACTGGGGTGCTGGTTCAAGCGATGGAGATCCATTATATCAGTTTGTTGGGATAGGAACAAATGGAGGTCATAATATATTAGGTACTGCTGGAACATATATTGTTGTATTCAATGACATTGACGGTTGCTACTATGTAGTTCAAAAATAA
- a CDS encoding conserved hypothetical protein (Evidence 4 : Unknown function but conserved in other organisms) has product MKKINIILISLFIAMGFYSCQKDEMIKINPAAEDGSLPFVLNGTQYENYTFVLDEANNSLDMDALTTQQPDYGFTAAVTYYIQASFTEDMKDSVELASSVQGEKVNINVKDMAKAMFELYLAQDPVNGMPNPTVAKDIYVRLRAVISTATPTPLDNEPTVKSLYSNVVKLNILPYYIPNSVYYYEAKILKPYYIIGYTGWNNDNDHLGSEVIPLGVVEDKVYNSEGQGIWKFTGYFEASKTFKLIRDIGSWDEQWGNAGADGIDNFVHNDGNSKNLKVPSDGYYTITLNSITNTLTIEATDITPTSYASMGLIGEMTGWGSDIAMTAFQTNNNHIWYTTYQFAADSQCKLRANGNWDVNWGTPSANDADPAYSYVGLGKNGGKNMIETAGTYAVIFNDIDGCYYFIKK; this is encoded by the coding sequence ATGAAAAAAATAAATATTATATTAATAAGTCTGTTTATTGCGATGGGTTTTTATTCTTGTCAGAAAGATGAAATGATAAAAATAAATCCTGCAGCAGAAGACGGTTCTTTACCGTTCGTATTAAACGGGACTCAATACGAAAATTATACATTTGTTCTTGATGAGGCAAACAATTCATTAGATATGGATGCTTTAACCACACAGCAACCAGATTATGGTTTTACTGCAGCGGTAACATATTATATACAAGCATCATTTACTGAAGATATGAAAGACAGCGTAGAATTAGCATCTTCTGTGCAAGGAGAAAAGGTAAATATCAATGTAAAAGATATGGCTAAAGCAATGTTTGAGTTATACTTAGCACAAGATCCTGTAAATGGAATGCCAAATCCTACTGTTGCTAAAGATATATATGTGCGTTTAAGGGCTGTTATAAGTACAGCTACTCCTACTCCTTTAGACAATGAACCCACAGTTAAATCTCTTTATTCAAATGTGGTTAAACTAAATATTTTGCCATATTATATTCCTAATTCTGTTTATTATTACGAAGCGAAAATATTAAAACCATATTATATTATTGGGTATACAGGTTGGAATAATGACAATGATCATTTAGGTTCAGAAGTAATTCCATTAGGTGTTGTAGAAGATAAGGTATACAACTCGGAAGGACAAGGCATTTGGAAATTTACCGGATATTTTGAAGCTTCTAAAACCTTTAAATTAATTCGAGATATTGGAAGTTGGGATGAGCAATGGGGAAATGCAGGAGCAGATGGCATTGATAATTTTGTTCACAATGATGGAAACTCAAAAAATCTTAAAGTTCCATCTGATGGTTATTATACTATTACATTAAACTCCATAACCAATACACTTACTATCGAAGCAACTGATATAACTCCTACATCTTATGCTTCTATGGGATTAATTGGGGAAATGACAGGCTGGGGGAGTGATATAGCAATGACAGCTTTCCAAACTAATAATAACCACATATGGTATACCACATATCAGTTTGCTGCTGATAGCCAATGTAAATTGCGTGCCAATGGTAATTGGGATGTGAACTGGGGAACACCGTCAGCCAATGATGCAGATCCTGCTTACTCTTACGTGGGTTTGGGTAAAAATGGAGGAAAAAATATGATTGAAACAGCAGGAACTTATGCTGTAATATTTAATGATATAGACGGGTGCTATTACTTTATTAAAAAATAA